The genome window AAAATAATTTGTCCCCCTTTTCCCGTTCTGGACTTTACCCCGACCTTTTCCCCCGAAGGCTCCAGCCATAAATATCGTTATCGCCCCCGATCCTTTCAATGAGAGTCCCTCTATCCTGCTGGAAGGCACGGTCATTCCGAAAGATGGATAATAATTTCTTATTAAAATTCAAGTAGTTTGTTGGTCGGTTTGACTTTCTGCCCACAGGGGTTATTATTAAGGGATAAAAAAGTCGCCCCTGCCTGACGAAAATACACACATGACCCAAGCACGCTCCGCGTGCAAATTCCTCTTTTTGCCGACTGGTTCTCCTGCCGGCAGACACCCTCAGGGATTTCCCTCGCGGCCGTACCTTCAACGCCCTATGTACTCAGAACAAAAGGAGTTTTTATGGAGGAAAAGACCACCAAGATCAAGGTTGTCAACGTGACTAAAATTTTCGGCCCTCACCCCAAGAGGGCCTTGAAGATGCTCCAGGCTGGATCGAGCAAGGAGACCATTCACGCCGAGACCGGCACGACGGTCGGCGTCTACGATGCCAGCTTCGAAATTAACGCCGGCGAAATTTTCGTCATCATGGGACTCTCGGGCTCGGGAAAGTCGACCATGGTGAGGATTCTTAACCGCCTGATCGAACCGACGGCCGGTTCAGTCTTCGTCGACGGTGACGACGTGGCGACGATGAACGATCAACAGTTGATCGAGCTGCGTCGCAAGAAGATGTGCATGGTCTTCCAGTCCTTTGCACTGATGCCGCACCTGACGGTGCTGGAGAATGCCGCCTTTGGACTGGAGATCTCGGGTATCGACAAAATGATCCGCAGCGAGCGGGCGCTAAAGGCCCTCGAACAGGTCGGCCTCGAAGGCTACGCGGCGAGCTATCCCCGGCAACTCTCCGGGGGGATGCAGCAGCGCGTCGGCCTCGCCCGGGCGTTGGCGGTCAATCCCGACATCCTCCTCATGGACGAAGCCTTCTCCGCCCTCGATCCCTTGATCCGCACCGAGATGCAGGATGAACTCCTTAAATTGCAATCGCGGGCGCAGCGCACCATCGTCTTCATCTCTCACGATCTCGACGAAGCAATGCGCATCGGTGACCGTATCGCTATTATGGAAGGAGGGAGGGTGGTGCAGGTCGGGACTCCCGAGGAGATCCTGCAGAACCCGGCCGACGACTATGTCCGCGCCTTCTTCCGCGGTGTCGACCCGACGAACATTCTCACCGCCGGCGATATCGCCCGCAAATCAGCAGTGACGATCATCCGCCATCGCGGTGAAGGCCCTCGCACCGCCCTGCAACGCCTCATCAGTCATGAACGCGATTACGGCTATGTCCTTGACAGCGAACGCCGCTTCATGGGGCTGGTCTCCACCGATTCCCTCAAAGAATTTATTGACAGCAACGGTGGCCAGGATCTGATCCCGACCTTTCTTCCCGAAGCCCGGGCCGTACTGAGTAGCGAATCGATGCAGGATATCCTGCCGGAGGTCACCGCCCGGCCATGGCCGATCCCGGTTCTTGATGAAGAGGGACGATATCTCGGAGTCATTTCCAAGAATCAGTTCCTGCGTACCCTGCAAAGAGGGCATGAGGAGAGCGCTAAAACCGCAAGCGTAGAGCTGCCGGTGGAGGATAACGCACTATGAAATTACTAAACTTTGACGAGCAACTCATCCCCCTCGACACCTGGATCCAAAACGGTGTTGACTGGTTGGTCTCCAACTATCGCGACCTCTTCCAGGTGATCAAGGTTCCGATCGAAAAAACTCTGGAAGTTTTGCAGTGGACCTTCGCCTTCCTCCCCCCCTTCGTCCTGATTGCACTCCTCTCCCTGGCGGCCTGGCGCTACGCCGGCAAGCGGGTGATGGTCTTTACTCTCCTCAGCCTGTTATTGATCGGCTATCTCGGCCTTTGGGAGGACACCATGGTCACCCTGTCGATGGTAATCTGTTCTGTCCTCTTCTGCGCCGTCGCCGGCATCCCCCTTGGAATCCTCTCCGGACGGAGTGATCGCTTTGAGATGATTTTGCGCCCCTTTCTCGATGCCATGCAGACGACCCCGGCCTTCGTCTATCTGATTCCGGTGGTAATGCTCTTCAGCATCGGGACGGTCTCCGGGGTCCTGGCGACCATCGTCTTTGCTTTGCCACCGATCATCCGTCTGACCAGCCTCGGCATCCGCCAGGTCCATCCTGAACTGGTCGAGGCGGCCGTCGCTTTCGGTGCCACCCCCTGGCAGGTACTGCGCAAGGTGCAGTTCCCCCTGGCGCTCCCCTCAATCATGACCGGTCTCAACCAGACGATCATGATGGCTCTGTCGATGGTCGTTATCGCCGCCCTGATCGGTGCCGGTGGCCTCGGCGGGCCGGTTGTGCAGGGGCTCAACACTCTGGAGATCGGCCTGGCGACTGTCGGCGGCCTCGCCATCGTCTTGCTGGCAATGATCCTCGACCGGATCACTCAGGGTTTCGCAAAAGCGCGATAACTCTAGGACCGGAACGAATCCATTCACCCGCAAAAGGAGAAAAAGATGAAACGTATCGTATTCAGCCTGATCGGCTTCGGACTCATGGCCATCCTCGCCACTCCCCTTCTGGCGGAGAGCGACAAGCCAGGTAAGGGGGTCAAGGTGCAGCCGGCCCGGGCTACCTGGAACACCGGTTACTTTCAGGAAGCGATTGTCCGCAAAGGGCTCATCGAGCTCGGTTACAATGTCAAAAAACCGAAGGAGTTGCAGAATCCGATCTTCTACCAATCCCTCGCCCTCGGTGATGTCGACTACTGGACCAACGGCTGGTTCCCCAACCATGACGGCCAGCTCCCCAAGGGGGCGGAAAAGACGATCGAAAAGGTCGGTTATATCGTCAAAGCTGGCGGATTGCAGGGCTATCTGGTCTCTAAACGGGATGTCGAAAAGTACAACATCCAATCCCTCGACGATTTCCGTCGTCCCGAAGTCAAGCAGGCCTTCGATGCCAATGGGGACGGCAAGGCCGATCTGACTGCCTGCCCGGCCGGTTGGGGCTGTGAATCGGTTATTGCTCACCACATGGAAGTTTATGATCTTGACAAGGATATCAACCTGATCAAGGCCGCCTATTCGGCGAGTATGGCCGACACCCTGGCTCGCTACAATAATGGTGAACCGGTCTTTTTTTACACCTGGGCGCCGAACTGGACGATCTTCAAACTCAAGCCGGGGACAGATGTGATGTGGATCAACGTACCAAAGACCCTCCCCAATGAATCACAGAAGTCCGGGGAAGAGCGCATGACGGCCAGCGCTATCGAGGGGGCCGTGAGCGACCCGATCAAACTCGGCTTTGTCGTCAGCGACATTCAGATCGTCGCCAACAAAAAGTTTCTGACCAAGAACCCGGCGGCCAAAAAGTTCTTCGAACTCTTCACTATGTCCCTGGCTGACATCAACGAGCAGAACACGTTGATGGAGAATGGAGAGAAGTCTCAGAAGGATATTGAACGCCATGCGGATGCGTGGATTGCCAAGCACCGGGGCATTTGGGAGCAATGGTTGGCTGAAGCGCGTAAGGTTGCGAAGTAGGAAGATATTTACGGAGATTTACATCATTGGGTAAGGGGGATTTTTCGTTGATTAAATGGGCATTCCCGTTATTCTGATCTTTAAAAAAGCCGACCCGGCATTGCCGGGTCGGCTTTTTGTTAGCTGCAAAGGTTAAAAGTAGTAGCCAATGTTGACGTTGAACTTAGTGCCCCAATCCGCCCCCTTGGCACCGGCGGCAAAAGAATCTCTGGGGCCATTTAGATAGAGAGCATTTTTCCCACTGATGACATCGAAGTAGGTGTAGATCGGGCCGGCAGTGACCATGCAGCCGACGGTGTTGATTTGAGAATCCTCAAAAGCACTCTCCTTCTTGACGAGACGGCTGTAATCCTCGTAAAAGGTCAGGTTGCTCACCGGACCCCAACTCACCGGCAGGGAATAACTGAGCCCGGCCGAATAGAGTGTCCCTTCAGAGGCGACCAGAAAGGAGTCAGAGAATCCGCCCATGAGGACACTTTTATCATCGACGCCGGCGGGATTTTTGGGGTTGTACTGGTATTCAGCGACCTGCAGCAGAAGGTTAAAGGGTCCATAGTTGCCATTGAGATGGGCGGCTGCGGCCCAATGGTCGCCATTGTCGGTGGTGGTGTTATTGTAGAGTTGTCCCCACTCGCCGGAAAGTCCGACTTCGGTTTTGCCAAAATCACCATGATCAGCGGTATAGGCGAGACGCGCGTTAAACTGGTTGGTCTCTTCATTGGCTTGATCACCTGCTGTTACCACGTCATAGGAGTAACGCTCCAGCTTGGAGGCGCTCCCCCATTCATCATTTTTGAAGAACGCCAACTGCAGGTTCCAGGGGCCGTCTTTCTTAATAAACTTCAGGCCCATGTCGTAGTCGTCGTCCAGACCGACGTAATAGGGGATGCCCCCCCAAAAGTTATGATAGTCATAAGAGAGGTTGCCGAAGGGGACCTGAGTGATCCCGATCTGGACCCCGAGCGTATCGTTGACCGGATACTCAATAAAGGCATGATGAACGAAGTCCTGGTAGCTGTTCCAACGGTACTGGGCGGAGTAGGTGATCTTTTGGTAGGAACCGGCAACACCCAAACGGAACAGGTCAAATTTTAGATCTCCGCTTTTGTCCTTGTCGCTGTCGCTGAAGTCGTCCAGGTTGTAGTTAAAGCGGATCGCCCCGCTGAGTTTGGGGCCTTGCGAATCAGACTCGTTATTCACGTAAGTTCCCGCGGCGAGTTGCGTCTCTAATTCGTTCAACCTGCTCTTAAGGGAATCTATCTCCCCGGTCTTGTCCTTGAGTAAGCGCACTTCCTCTAATAAAGCCTGATTATCCCCTTCGACCGCCCAACAAGGGGTCGTAGCGAAGATCAGTAAAAGTGCCGATATGGCCAAAGGCCAGTAAGACTTTCTCCTCTTGATCAATTCCATTTTTTTCCTCTCTTTCTTCCAGGTAAAATTGCAGTGGTCCTTCACTCTTCGTAGCTTACTTATTCGAACTACTTCCCCGGTTGCGGTGGCGGTTATCTTCGTATCTTGCCGGGGCAAAGATCATTCACGCCGCTACCTCCTATAAATACCAGCAAGCATTGCTAATGACAAATAACAAAAAAGTTCGCAGTTGTGTGGCCTGCGTTAAATTTCTTCGACGCGCCGATCAATCATAAAGGGCGTTGCACAAGGATGAGACGGATTTTACAGATCAAGGACGGATTGAGCAAGAGTCACTGGCGGCATATTTATGTTCTTTGCGGGAAACGCTTCGCGCCCTTTAAATTCGTCCCCTCAGATTTTATCCGTGTGAAGAATGCTTCTAACTATATTCTGACCTTCTTTGTCAACTATTGATCCGCGTCAAAGCCTTCCCCTCCTTTTTGCTCTAGTCTGGACTCAAGAGCAGCACGAAAGGAGCGCAACCATGAACCTTCCACAAAATATCGGTGAAGCAGCTATCAATAAAACGATCGAGGAGCACCCCGTCATCGGCGAGATTCTCCAGAAGTACGATATCGGTTGCGTCACCTGCGGCGTCGGCATCTGTCTGGTCAAGGACGTGGTCGCAATCCACGCCCTCGGCCCTGAGGCGGAAGCGCAGATTGAGGCCGAGATCAACGCCTACCTCGCCACTCTCAAACCCTAAAACGACTCATAAAGGAGAAACGACCATGACGAACTTAGCCTGTGGCTGCCCCGGTTCCCACGTCCGCACCATCGAGAAGAACGACAGCGCCCCGAGCACAGAGAGCGGCGACCGCCCCTCCGAGCTGCGCCAGTGGCCGACCCAGCTCCAGCTGGTGCCGCCGACCGCGCCGTATCTGCAGAACGCCCATCTCCTCATTGCCGCCGACTGCGCCCCCTTTGCCTACCCGGAGTTCCACCGCGACTTTATCAAGGGGCGGATCCTGGTCAACGCTTGTCCCAAGCTCGACGACACCGGCCCCTATATCGACAAGCTGGCAGCGATGATCGCCAACAACGACGTGCAGTCGGTGACGGTGACGATCATGGAGGTCCCCTGCTGCCGCGGCCTGGCGATGCTCGCCAACGAAGCCGTGAAGAAGTCGGGGAAGGACGTGCCGGTCGAGGTGGTGGTGATCGGTATCAACGGCGAAAGGAAAAAGTAAGATGAAAAGCGACGTGACGAAAGTGCTGGTCGATGAGCATCAGCTGATCCTGCGTATGATCGCGCTGGTCGAAGAGAAGACCGCCCTCCTCGAAGCCGGGAAGTTCCGCAACTGGCAGTTCTACCTCGACGCCGTCGACTTTATCCGCAACTATGCCGACCGGTTTCATCATGCCAAGGAGGAGGATGTCCTCTTTGTCGAGCTGATCCAAAACGGCATGCCCGAGAAGAGCTCGCCGATCGAGGCGATGCACATCGAGCACGACCAGGGGCGCGCCCATGTCCGCGCCATCGAGGACGCGGCGCAGAAGGCCCTGGTCGGCGAGATCGGGCAGGGGGCGATTATCGCCGAGCACGCCAAGGGGTATGCGACGCTGCTGCGTGGCCATATCGACAAGGAGGATAACATCCTCTATCCGTTGGCGGAGCGGGTCTTGCCGGAGGGCGTGCGCGAGCGAATGCTGGCCGCCTACGCGGTCGCCGAGGCGAAGACGCCGCTGCTGGAGGAGCGTTATCGGCAGCTGGTGGAAGGGTATGAGCGGCAGTCGGTGTGAAGGTTCGCCGTAAAAGTTGCGATGTTGAAACAGTGAAGGCGGCCGAAAGGCCGCCTTCACCTTTAGGCCCTGGGGTCACCAGGGAGAAGGGCTTCAAGTTGATCTCAGTCGCCGGACAATTGCGCATCTGCGACCAAACAGGTTATACTTGTCGGCATTGCTCAATCCACTCCTCCCAAGGTTGAAAATAAGCCCATGTCGAACCAGATCGTCATCAAAGGTGCCTGCGAGCACAACCTCAAATGTATCGACGTCACCATCCCCCGCGACAAATTCGTCGTTATCACCGGCGTCTCCGGCTCCGGAAAGTCGACCCTTGCCTTCGACACCCTCTATGCCGAGGGGCAGCGCCGCTATGTCGAATCCCTCTCCGCTTATGCCCGGCAGTTTCTGGAGCAGATGGAGAAGCCCGATGTCGAGTCGATCGAAGGGCTCTCTCCCGCGATCTCCATCGAGCAGAAGACGACGAGCAAGAACCCGCGTTCGACGGTCGGCACCGTTACCGAGATCTACGACTACCTGCGCCTCCTCTTTGCAAGAGCCGGACGGGTGCACTGTCCGCAGTGCGACAAGGAGATCGCCGCCCAGACCGTGCAGCAGATGGTCGACCGGGTCATGGAACTGCCGGAGCGTAGCCGCATCATGATTTTGGCGCCGATGGTGCGTGGTCGTAAGGGGGAGTACAAGAAGGAGATCAAGCAGCTCCTTGCCGACGGTTATGTGCGCGGCCGTATCGACGGGGTCATGGTCGAACTCGCCGAAGCGCCGGAACTCGACAAGAAGAAGAATCACGATATCGAAGTGGTGATCGATCGACTCGTGATCAAGGACGACATCGCCGGTCGTCTTGCCGATTCGCTGGAGAGCGCCCTGCGCCTCGCCAGCGGCCTGGTGCGGGTCGAGATCATTGACGGCGAGTCGTACCTCTTTTCGGAGCAGCACGCCTGCGTTGACTGCAACATCTCCCTCCCCGAGGTGACGCCGCGCCTCTTCTCCTTCAACAATCCGCACGGCGCCTGCCCTGACTGCTCCGGACTCGGCACCCGCATGTATTTTGATCTGGAGCAGGTCGTCCCCAATCCCGCCCTCTCCCTGCGCGATGGTGCGATCGTCCCCTGGGAGACGCGCACCGGTTTCTATTATCAGCAGCTCCTCGAAGCCCTGGCCGATCACTATGAATTCTCCATCACCGCCCCCTTCGAGCAGCTAGGGGAACGGATCCGCAACGTCCTCCTTTACGGTTCGGGGAAAGAAGAGGTGCGCTTTTTCTACGATCAGGGGGGGCGGCGTCACTACTACCTCAAAGCCTTCGAGGGGGTGATCCCCAATCTCGAGCGGCGCTTCCATGAGACCGATTCCGAGGGGGTGCGCGAAAATCTCGAACGCTTCATGAACGTCATGCCCTGCCCGACCTGCCAGGGGGCGCGGCTCAAGCCCGAGGCGTTGGGAGTGCGGGTGAGCGGCAAAAATATCTGCGCCGTCACTGCTCTGTCGATCAGTGAAGCGCAGGAGTTCTTTGCCACCCTGCAGTTGACGAGCAAGGAGGAGGAGATTGCCCGGCGTATCCTCAAGGAGATCCGCGAGCGCCTCTCCTTCCTCACCCACGTCGGCCTCGATTACCTTTCTCTTGACCGCACTGCCGGCACCCTCTCCGGCGGTGAAGGGCAGCGTATCCGCCTTGCCACCCAGGTCGGCTCCAGTCTGGTCGGGGTCCTCTACATCCTCGACGAGCCCTCCATCGGCCTGCATCAGCGCGACAACCGCCGCCTACTCGATACCCTCTTTCGCCTCCGCGATCTCGGCAATACCGTCCTCGTTGTCGAACACGACGAAGAAACGATTATCGAGGCGGATTACGTCATCGACATGGGGCCGGGGGCGGGGGTGCATGGCGGTGAAGTCGTGGCGGCGGGGACACCGGCGGAGATCATGGCCAATCCCGCTTCCCTCACCGGCCGCTACCTTTCCGGCGAACTGACCATCGCTGTCCCCCGGGAGCGACGGAAGGCGCAGCGCTGGATCACCATGAAGAATGCCTGCGAGCACAACCTCAAGGGGATCGACGTGTCGATCCCCCTCGGGGTGATGACCTGCGTCACCGGCGTCTCCGGCTCGGGGAAATCCTCCCTGATCATCGACACCCTCTACAAGGCGCTGGCGCAGCGTCTCTATAAGGCGAAGGAGAAGGCAGGGAAGGTCGATGATATCCTCGGCCTCGAAGCTCTCGACAAGGTCATCGACATCGATCAGTCCCCCATCGGACGCACGCCACGCTCCAACCCCGCCACCTACACCGGCCTCTTCACCGATGTCCGCGACATCTTCTCCCATCTCCCCGACGCCAAGATCCGCGGCTACGGACCGGGGCGCTTCTCCTTCAATGTCAAGGGGGGGCGCTGCGAAGCCTGCCAGGGGGACGGGATCATCAAGATCGAGATGCACTTTCTCCCCGATGTCTACGTGCAATGCGAGGTCTGCAAGGGGGAGCGCTACAACCGCGAGACGCTGGAGGTGCGCTACAAGGGGAAGAATATCGCCGAGATCCTCGATATGACCGTCAGCCAGGCGCTGAAGTTTCTGGAAAACATCCCGCGCATCAACAGCAAGCTCAAGACCCTGCACGACGTCGGCCTCGGCTACATCAAGCTCGGTCAGAGCGCCACCACCCTCTCCGGCGGCGAAGCGCAACGGGTCAAGCTCGCCAAGGAGCTGACCAAGCGCGCCACCGGCCGTACCATCTACATCCTTGACGAGCCGACCACCGGCCTGCACTTTGCCGATATCCAGAAACTCCTCGATGTGCTGCAGCGTCTGGTCGAGACCGGCAACACCATCCTCATCATCGAGCACAACCTTGACGTCGTCAAGACCGCCGACCACCTCATCGACCTCGGCCCGGAAGGGGGGAAGCGCGGCGGCGAGATCGTCGCCTGCGGCACTCCGGAAGAGGTAGCCAAGGTCAGCGCTTCGCAGACCGGGCAGTATTTACGCAAGTTGCTGTAGCCCATGCTGTTAATCCGCTGAAAATCATTTCGCACACGGATAAGATCTGATTGGACGGATTTTCACGGATTTCAAAATCGCTGAAACGTTCACGTAACAGGTCGACATTAAAACATTGATGCCCTTGACTGATCGGCTTTTTATCCGTCTCATCCGTTTAATCCGTGTGCAATCGCCTTGGGCAGATTAATTTCTGGCCACAATCTCTGGAGCAACCTATGCACTACGACACCATCGAAGAAGCTTATCATTTCGTCAACGGCGCCCGTTTCGGCGAGCGGCGGGCGCTGTTGCATCGTCCCGACGGCAAGGTCTACTACAATTCGACGGTGGCTGATTATGGTGAACTGCCGGCGGATGTCGAGACCAGCGGCGATTATCTGGCCATCCCCCATAAGAAAGATTTGCCACTGGGGCAGTCGGTGGTGAGCGATTTCGTGCAGGAGCACTGCCCGCAGCAGCTGAACCGGATTCTGGCCCTTTTTGAGCGCAAGGATGCCTACCGCCACTTTAAAGATCTATTGACCGGGATGGGGCTGATCGAGAGCTGGTATCTTTATGAAGATGCCCGGGAACGGGAAGAGTTGCAGAACTGGTGCCGGGAGCACGATCTCAGCCTCGATTGAAGTCTCTGCAGGTGCTCCTTTCCAGCAAACAACAAAAGCGCCCGTTAATCGATGGGCGCTTTTGCCGTTTGGTTTTTGCTACAGGCATGTTAATATTATAAAACCTGTTCGCTACACTCCCTCCCCTGAACCGAACGCGAGGATCGCTATGGATAAATGTCCCAACTGTAAAGAATTGAAAAAAGGTAAATACTGGTGTACGGGGTGTCTAACCGTCTTTGTCTGCCCCAATCCCGGCTGCGGGGCGCCGATCAGCAAGCAGGACGCCACCGAGTGCCCGCGTTGCGCGATGATCTTTGCCGATTATATTACCAACCGCAAGATGTACCGTTTCTGCCCCAAATGTAAAAAACGCCAGGGCGTTTCGGAAGCGCAGTGCAAATTCTGCAAGTACTGGTTCAGTTGCCCGAGTTGCGGTCACAAGGTCCCTTCGACGAGCATGCTCACCTGTCCGCGTTGCGCGACGAATCTGCGCTGAGCTGACGCGTGATGCTGAGCACCACCCTGACCATCCTCTTTCTCGCTTTCGGGATCTTTTCGGCCGGGCATGCGCTGCTGCTCAAGCGTGATCCCCGCTCGGCTCTGGGCTGGTTTGTGGTCTGCCTCATTGTTCCCGGTCTGGGTGCGCTCGGTTACTGGTTTCTCGGGGTCAATCGTATCCGCAGCAAGGCGAGGCGTTGGCGGGCGCGGGGGCGGATGCACTTCTTCGAATGGGCTTGTGAGGATCATGGTGAGGAAGTCCCCTTGCCACAGCATTTGCGCCGGGAAAATTTTTTCGCACTGCGCAGCCTTGCCGACGCGGTTACCCGCCGACATCTGGTGCATGGCAATAAACTGTCCCTTCTGCATAACGGCGAAGAAGTTTATCCGGCGATGCTGGCGGCCATTGAGGGGGCGCAGCACAGCGTCTATCTTTCTTCGTATATCTTTGCCGATGACCACAGTGGTCAGTCCTTCTGTGATGCCCTGCAAAGAGCGGCGGCGCGCGGCGTCGATGTCCGGGTGCTGGTTGATGCTCTCGGTGAACGCTACTTCTGGCCAGCGATTCATCGCCGGCTGACCAAAATGGCGATTCGCCATGCCCGTTTTCTCCCCTTTTCGTTGTCGAGCTGGGGATTTTTCATCAACCTGCGCAACCACCGCAAGCTGCTGATCGTCGATAATTGCGTCGGGTTCACCGGCGGCATGAATATCAGTGACCGCCACCTCCTTGCCGACCCAGCTCTGCCGCATCGCGTTGTCGACCTGCACTTTGAGATTGCCGGTCCGGTGGTCGGGCAGATGCAGGAAGCTTTCTTTGAGGATTGGTACTTTGCCACCGGAGAAGTACCGCAGAAACCGCTCACTTCACCAGTGCCCCTTGCCGATGGAGCATCCTTCTGCCGCGGCATCAGTGCCGGCCCGAATGAAGATTTTGAACCTCTCACCTGGATCATCGTCGGCGCCCTCAACTCTGCCCGCAAGCGTGTTTGCATCATGACCCCCTACTTTATCCCCGATCGTGCCCTGACCACCGCCCTTTGTGCCGCAGCGCTGCGCGGGGTCCAGGTCGAAATCATTCTGCCACAAAAGAATAATTTTCCTTTTGTGCACTGGGCGTCCCAGGATTATTTCACTGAATTGCTCGAACATAAGGTCCGCATCTTTTACCAGCCCCCCCCCTTCGTCCACAGCAAAATGTTGCTCATGGATCATCACTACGCCTTGATCGGCTCAGCCAATATCGATCCCCGCAGTCTGCGCCTTAACTTTGAATTCAATCTTGAAATTTTTGACCAGACGACAACGGCAGCCCTGACCGATTACTTTGATGCGGCGCGGGCGGTCTCGGTGCCAGTGACCGCAACGCGGATGCGGGCGCTGCCGCTCTGGATCCGTTTACGTAATGGCTTTGCCAAGATCTTCTCTCCTTATCTTTGAGCTGAACGATTTCAAGCTGAAATCATCTATGTTATCGCTTTGTTTGATTTCAGGAGTTTCCTATGGGCATTGATGACGGAAGAAGCAGTGCGGATATCGTGAAAGCGTTAGCGGGGAAAGATTCCATGCAGA of Deltaproteobacteria bacterium HGW-Deltaproteobacteria-4 contains these proteins:
- a CDS encoding proline/glycine betaine ABC transporter ATP-binding protein ProV; translation: MEEKTTKIKVVNVTKIFGPHPKRALKMLQAGSSKETIHAETGTTVGVYDASFEINAGEIFVIMGLSGSGKSTMVRILNRLIEPTAGSVFVDGDDVATMNDQQLIELRRKKMCMVFQSFALMPHLTVLENAAFGLEISGIDKMIRSERALKALEQVGLEGYAASYPRQLSGGMQQRVGLARALAVNPDILLMDEAFSALDPLIRTEMQDELLKLQSRAQRTIVFISHDLDEAMRIGDRIAIMEGGRVVQVGTPEEILQNPADDYVRAFFRGVDPTNILTAGDIARKSAVTIIRHRGEGPRTALQRLISHERDYGYVLDSERRFMGLVSTDSLKEFIDSNGGQDLIPTFLPEARAVLSSESMQDILPEVTARPWPIPVLDEEGRYLGVISKNQFLRTLQRGHEESAKTASVELPVEDNAL
- a CDS encoding glycine/betaine ABC transporter permease, which gives rise to MKLLNFDEQLIPLDTWIQNGVDWLVSNYRDLFQVIKVPIEKTLEVLQWTFAFLPPFVLIALLSLAAWRYAGKRVMVFTLLSLLLIGYLGLWEDTMVTLSMVICSVLFCAVAGIPLGILSGRSDRFEMILRPFLDAMQTTPAFVYLIPVVMLFSIGTVSGVLATIVFALPPIIRLTSLGIRQVHPELVEAAVAFGATPWQVLRKVQFPLALPSIMTGLNQTIMMALSMVVIAALIGAGGLGGPVVQGLNTLEIGLATVGGLAIVLLAMILDRITQGFAKAR
- a CDS encoding proline/glycine betaine ABC transporter substrate-binding protein ProX; translation: MKRIVFSLIGFGLMAILATPLLAESDKPGKGVKVQPARATWNTGYFQEAIVRKGLIELGYNVKKPKELQNPIFYQSLALGDVDYWTNGWFPNHDGQLPKGAEKTIEKVGYIVKAGGLQGYLVSKRDVEKYNIQSLDDFRRPEVKQAFDANGDGKADLTACPAGWGCESVIAHHMEVYDLDKDINLIKAAYSASMADTLARYNNGEPVFFYTWAPNWTIFKLKPGTDVMWINVPKTLPNESQKSGEERMTASAIEGAVSDPIKLGFVVSDIQIVANKKFLTKNPAAKKFFELFTMSLADINEQNTLMENGEKSQKDIERHADAWIAKHRGIWEQWLAEARKVAK
- a CDS encoding iron-sulfur cluster-binding oxidoreductase, which encodes MTNLACGCPGSHVRTIEKNDSAPSTESGDRPSELRQWPTQLQLVPPTAPYLQNAHLLIAADCAPFAYPEFHRDFIKGRILVNACPKLDDTGPYIDKLAAMIANNDVQSVTVTIMEVPCCRGLAMLANEAVKKSGKDVPVEVVVIGINGERKK
- a CDS encoding cation-binding protein is translated as MKSDVTKVLVDEHQLILRMIALVEEKTALLEAGKFRNWQFYLDAVDFIRNYADRFHHAKEEDVLFVELIQNGMPEKSSPIEAMHIEHDQGRAHVRAIEDAAQKALVGEIGQGAIIAEHAKGYATLLRGHIDKEDNILYPLAERVLPEGVRERMLAAYAVAEAKTPLLEERYRQLVEGYERQSV
- a CDS encoding excinuclease ABC subunit UvrA; this translates as MSNQIVIKGACEHNLKCIDVTIPRDKFVVITGVSGSGKSTLAFDTLYAEGQRRYVESLSAYARQFLEQMEKPDVESIEGLSPAISIEQKTTSKNPRSTVGTVTEIYDYLRLLFARAGRVHCPQCDKEIAAQTVQQMVDRVMELPERSRIMILAPMVRGRKGEYKKEIKQLLADGYVRGRIDGVMVELAEAPELDKKKNHDIEVVIDRLVIKDDIAGRLADSLESALRLASGLVRVEIIDGESYLFSEQHACVDCNISLPEVTPRLFSFNNPHGACPDCSGLGTRMYFDLEQVVPNPALSLRDGAIVPWETRTGFYYQQLLEALADHYEFSITAPFEQLGERIRNVLLYGSGKEEVRFFYDQGGRRHYYLKAFEGVIPNLERRFHETDSEGVRENLERFMNVMPCPTCQGARLKPEALGVRVSGKNICAVTALSISEAQEFFATLQLTSKEEEIARRILKEIRERLSFLTHVGLDYLSLDRTAGTLSGGEGQRIRLATQVGSSLVGVLYILDEPSIGLHQRDNRRLLDTLFRLRDLGNTVLVVEHDEETIIEADYVIDMGPGAGVHGGEVVAAGTPAEIMANPASLTGRYLSGELTIAVPRERRKAQRWITMKNACEHNLKGIDVSIPLGVMTCVTGVSGSGKSSLIIDTLYKALAQRLYKAKEKAGKVDDILGLEALDKVIDIDQSPIGRTPRSNPATYTGLFTDVRDIFSHLPDAKIRGYGPGRFSFNVKGGRCEACQGDGIIKIEMHFLPDVYVQCEVCKGERYNRETLEVRYKGKNIAEILDMTVSQALKFLENIPRINSKLKTLHDVGLGYIKLGQSATTLSGGEAQRVKLAKELTKRATGRTIYILDEPTTGLHFADIQKLLDVLQRLVETGNTILIIEHNLDVVKTADHLIDLGPEGGKRGGEIVACGTPEEVAKVSASQTGQYLRKLL
- the cls gene encoding cardiolipin synthase; this encodes MLSTTLTILFLAFGIFSAGHALLLKRDPRSALGWFVVCLIVPGLGALGYWFLGVNRIRSKARRWRARGRMHFFEWACEDHGEEVPLPQHLRRENFFALRSLADAVTRRHLVHGNKLSLLHNGEEVYPAMLAAIEGAQHSVYLSSYIFADDHSGQSFCDALQRAAARGVDVRVLVDALGERYFWPAIHRRLTKMAIRHARFLPFSLSSWGFFINLRNHRKLLIVDNCVGFTGGMNISDRHLLADPALPHRVVDLHFEIAGPVVGQMQEAFFEDWYFATGEVPQKPLTSPVPLADGASFCRGISAGPNEDFEPLTWIIVGALNSARKRVCIMTPYFIPDRALTTALCAAALRGVQVEIILPQKNNFPFVHWASQDYFTELLEHKVRIFYQPPPFVHSKMLLMDHHYALIGSANIDPRSLRLNFEFNLEIFDQTTTAALTDYFDAARAVSVPVTATRMRALPLWIRLRNGFAKIFSPYL